Proteins co-encoded in one Rhodococcus sp. PAMC28707 genomic window:
- a CDS encoding YifB family Mg chelatase-like AAA ATPase, whose product MALGRAFSVAVSGVDGQVVEIEADIGRGLPGVHLVGLPDTALNESRDRVKAAVTNSGNSWPDSRVILALSPATLPKVGSVYDLGLALAVLDAARQIPRRSLEKTVFLGELALDGRLRPVRGVLPGVLAVKRARWSRVVVPIGALAEAGLVDGIEVLGAGSLKEVVEWLRGEVELSRPIPGQFGQDVSYPDMSEVVGQSEARWALEVAAAGAHHVMLTGPPGIGKTMLAQRLPGILPPLTESEALEVTAIHSVAGLLTTERPLISSPPFIAPHHSTSVSALVGGGTGMAKPGAVSRAHRGVLFLDECAEMGLKVLEALRTPLEDGEIRIARRDGVARYPARFQLVLAANPCPCAPARNADCVCAPMVRRKYLGKLSGPLLDRVDLRIAMMGVATGALTDELGETTEHVRARVIAAREQAAERWREYGWRTNAEVPGPALRQKFTLSREALVPVERALRNGSLTARGADRALRVSWTLNDLAGGDMPGIGEVGAALDFRDRGTR is encoded by the coding sequence ATGGCACTGGGTCGCGCTTTCTCGGTGGCCGTGTCCGGTGTGGATGGCCAAGTAGTGGAGATCGAAGCAGATATCGGTCGCGGATTGCCGGGAGTTCATTTGGTAGGACTCCCGGACACAGCGTTGAACGAGTCACGAGATCGAGTAAAAGCGGCCGTAACGAATTCTGGCAATAGTTGGCCGGATTCTCGGGTAATTCTGGCACTATCCCCGGCTACTTTGCCGAAAGTAGGCTCCGTCTACGACCTCGGCCTTGCGTTGGCGGTTTTGGATGCAGCCAGACAGATCCCGCGGCGATCACTCGAAAAGACCGTGTTCCTAGGCGAATTGGCATTGGACGGACGCCTTCGTCCGGTGCGCGGCGTTCTGCCGGGTGTGTTGGCAGTCAAACGGGCGAGGTGGTCACGAGTGGTGGTGCCGATCGGCGCACTGGCAGAAGCAGGTCTTGTCGACGGTATCGAAGTGCTCGGGGCAGGTTCGTTGAAGGAAGTCGTCGAATGGCTCCGGGGGGAAGTCGAATTGAGCCGACCGATTCCCGGGCAATTCGGGCAAGACGTGTCATATCCGGATATGAGCGAGGTAGTCGGCCAGTCCGAGGCGAGGTGGGCCTTGGAAGTCGCTGCGGCCGGTGCGCATCACGTCATGCTGACCGGACCTCCGGGAATCGGCAAGACGATGTTGGCACAACGACTCCCAGGAATTCTCCCACCCCTGACCGAATCGGAAGCATTGGAGGTGACCGCAATTCATTCGGTTGCAGGCTTGTTGACGACAGAGCGGCCGTTGATTTCTTCGCCACCTTTCATCGCACCGCACCATTCGACATCGGTGAGCGCGCTCGTGGGCGGTGGAACCGGAATGGCGAAGCCAGGTGCCGTAAGTCGAGCGCACCGGGGCGTCCTCTTCCTCGACGAATGTGCCGAGATGGGTCTGAAAGTGTTGGAGGCGTTGAGAACTCCATTGGAGGACGGTGAGATCAGGATTGCGCGACGCGATGGCGTGGCGCGGTATCCGGCACGTTTTCAATTGGTGTTGGCTGCGAATCCGTGCCCATGTGCACCGGCCAGAAACGCCGATTGTGTTTGTGCGCCGATGGTTCGACGAAAGTACCTCGGCAAGCTGTCCGGTCCGCTTCTCGACCGCGTCGATCTGCGCATCGCCATGATGGGAGTAGCTACCGGTGCTTTGACGGACGAACTCGGAGAGACCACCGAGCACGTGCGTGCCCGCGTCATCGCTGCACGCGAGCAGGCAGCCGAACGTTGGCGCGAATACGGATGGCGGACGAACGCCGAGGTTCCTGGGCCTGCGCTGCGGCAGAAGTTCACGCTCTCGCGTGAAGCCTTGGTGCCGGTCGAGAGAGCGCTTCGTAATGGTTCGCTGACCGCCCGAGGTGCCGATCGTGCACTTCGTGTGTCCTGGACTTTGAACGATCTGGCTGGAGGAGACATGCCCGGCATCGGAGAGGTGGGAGCCGCTTTGGACTTTCGAGACAGGGGGACGAGGTGA
- a CDS encoding MinD/ParA family protein, with protein sequence MDREQPQGASAAWSIRAQASSGHPFRSNSSPIEPVWTQASSADSGSRSGEPATGDRQVPPWQSSRSADRQAPSRYAPPSQAVPDPARNDRVDDWTPPWSGPSPARSQQVQPVSGRTPSSRTPNGHPPGEPASGATPGPDLPFGAQYQPTSQDLAPDTLLKRPRRTSSSGWRKGVHRLTGGVINPGESTAEERYRNQVERIRQPVLGDYRIAFLSLKGGVGKTTTTLGLGSTFASLRGDCVIAVDANPDFGTLGERVPRQTSSTVRDLLADAPNVRRYSDIRAHTSQAPSRLEVLAGERDPAASEMFGEEDYRSVIDMLQVYYNLILTDCGTGIMHSAMNGVLQLANALVLVSSPAVDGARSAAATLDWLQLHGYGHLVERTVVVISSVRPGSSAVDMNLLTQHFLERCRAVLVVPFDEHLAEGAVVDLDLLRPQTRSAFVELAAMVADDFPAASGRHSGPSWR encoded by the coding sequence GTGGACCGCGAACAACCACAAGGCGCTAGCGCCGCGTGGTCGATCCGTGCCCAGGCGAGTTCTGGTCATCCTTTCCGATCGAACTCGTCGCCGATCGAGCCGGTGTGGACACAGGCATCGTCCGCCGACTCGGGCTCGCGTAGCGGCGAACCCGCGACCGGCGACCGGCAAGTACCCCCGTGGCAATCGAGTCGGTCGGCCGATCGCCAGGCGCCATCGCGCTACGCCCCACCCTCGCAAGCAGTTCCCGACCCTGCTCGCAACGATCGCGTCGATGACTGGACCCCACCGTGGTCGGGTCCTTCTCCCGCCCGTTCCCAGCAGGTTCAGCCCGTCAGCGGTCGAACCCCCAGTAGTCGAACCCCCAACGGTCATCCGCCCGGCGAGCCGGCATCCGGTGCGACACCGGGACCGGATCTGCCGTTCGGAGCGCAGTACCAGCCGACCAGCCAGGATCTTGCTCCCGACACCCTTCTCAAGCGTCCGCGGCGCACTTCCTCGTCGGGCTGGCGCAAGGGAGTACATCGACTTACCGGTGGGGTGATCAATCCTGGTGAATCGACTGCGGAGGAGCGCTACCGCAACCAGGTGGAGCGCATAAGGCAACCGGTCCTGGGTGACTACCGCATCGCGTTTCTCTCGCTCAAAGGTGGCGTCGGCAAGACCACGACGACCCTGGGCCTCGGTTCGACTTTCGCGTCGTTGCGCGGTGACTGCGTAATCGCGGTAGATGCGAATCCCGATTTCGGAACCCTGGGTGAACGGGTTCCGCGTCAGACCTCGTCGACAGTGCGCGATCTGCTGGCGGATGCTCCCAACGTTCGACGCTATTCCGACATTCGTGCGCATACCTCGCAGGCGCCGAGTCGATTGGAAGTTCTTGCTGGAGAACGTGATCCCGCGGCGTCGGAGATGTTCGGCGAAGAGGACTACCGTTCCGTCATCGATATGCTCCAGGTCTACTACAACTTGATCTTGACCGACTGCGGCACGGGCATCATGCACTCGGCGATGAACGGCGTGCTGCAACTGGCAAACGCACTCGTGCTCGTCTCCTCACCCGCCGTCGATGGCGCGCGTAGCGCAGCGGCCACGCTCGATTGGCTTCAGCTGCACGGCTATGGGCACCTGGTCGAGCGCACAGTCGTCGTGATCAGTTCGGTTCGGCCCGGTTCGTCCGCAGTCGATATGAACTTGCTGACTCAGCATTTCTTGGAACGGTGCCGCGCAGTGCTCGTCGTACCGTTCGACGAGCATTTGGCCGAGGGTGCCGTGGTCGATCTGGACCTTCTTCGCCCGCAGACACGCTCGGCGTTCGTAGAGCTTGCGGCGATGGTGGCCGATGACTTTCCGGCAGCCTCCGGACGGCATTCGGGGCCGAGTTGGCGCTGA
- the lepB gene encoding signal peptidase I gives MPDSQQDPNRPSDSHSEKSEETRREKKPRSFWRELPILILVALVLSFLLQTFVARVYLIPSESMEPTLHGCAGCTGDRIVVEKIGYRFGDPKPGDVIVFRGPDSWNSDFTSTRSSNAIIRGAEEVGSLIGVVAPDENDLVKRVIATGGQTVECCDAQGRVLVDGKPLDEPYIQMDFPFTPDVMTCDTELKSGRCFAPVTVPEGNVWVMGDNRSNSADSRFHVSDELMGTVPIDNVIGKAFLIALPPSRFGTLDSPDIQGQ, from the coding sequence GTGCCAGATTCCCAGCAGGATCCGAACCGGCCGTCCGACTCGCACAGTGAGAAATCGGAAGAGACGCGTCGTGAGAAGAAGCCTCGATCCTTCTGGCGTGAACTGCCGATACTGATACTTGTCGCGTTGGTTCTGAGCTTCCTGCTCCAGACATTCGTTGCACGCGTGTATCTGATTCCGTCGGAATCGATGGAACCGACACTGCATGGCTGCGCCGGGTGCACCGGGGACCGCATCGTGGTGGAGAAGATCGGTTACCGCTTCGGAGACCCCAAGCCGGGCGACGTCATCGTCTTTCGTGGCCCTGACTCGTGGAACAGCGACTTCACCTCCACCCGGTCGTCGAACGCGATAATCCGTGGCGCCGAGGAAGTCGGCTCGCTGATCGGTGTCGTCGCACCGGACGAAAACGATCTCGTCAAACGCGTGATCGCCACCGGGGGACAGACCGTAGAGTGCTGTGACGCTCAGGGGCGTGTGCTGGTGGACGGTAAGCCGCTCGACGAACCCTATATTCAGATGGACTTCCCGTTTACGCCTGACGTCATGACCTGCGATACCGAGCTGAAGTCCGGTCGTTGCTTTGCGCCTGTAACCGTGCCCGAGGGCAACGTCTGGGTCATGGGTGACAACCGAAGCAATTCGGCCGATTCGCGGTTCCATGTCTCGGACGAGCTGATGGGGACCGTGCCGATCGACAATGTGATCGGTAAGGCGTTCCTCATCGCACTGCCGCCATCGCGGTTCGGCACCCTCGACTCGCCCGACATTCAGGGACAGTGA
- a CDS encoding M23 family metallopeptidase yields MKVLAAALVITLIAAAAGLADVSASGASPPSASEAFHWPLSPRPPVVNVFDPPEHDWLPGHRGADLAGNSNQAVRAAGPGTVVFAGRVAGKPVVSIDHPGGLRTTYEPVTASVHAGMRVRASEIIGTLEPGHPSCTEVCLHWGVRRGREYLDPLTLVNFTPIRLKPLHAK; encoded by the coding sequence ATGAAAGTCCTGGCAGCAGCCCTCGTCATCACGCTGATCGCGGCCGCCGCCGGCCTGGCCGACGTCTCTGCGTCCGGGGCTTCGCCTCCGAGCGCGTCGGAGGCATTTCACTGGCCGTTGTCACCACGACCGCCAGTGGTCAACGTTTTCGACCCTCCCGAGCATGACTGGCTCCCCGGCCATCGCGGCGCCGACCTGGCAGGGAACTCCAATCAGGCAGTACGCGCAGCAGGGCCTGGCACAGTCGTGTTCGCGGGCCGAGTAGCAGGAAAACCCGTGGTCTCGATCGACCACCCAGGTGGACTTCGCACCACTTACGAACCGGTGACCGCCTCGGTCCACGCCGGAATGCGGGTCAGAGCCTCAGAGATTATCGGCACGCTGGAACCGGGCCATCCAAGCTGCACGGAAGTGTGTCTGCACTGGGGTGTGCGACGAGGCCGGGAGTACCTCGACCCGTTGACGCTGGTCAACTTCACACCGATTCGGCTAAAGCCTCTTCACGCGAAATAG
- a CDS encoding siderophore-interacting protein — translation MARRKTVLTVLRTESLTPHMQRVYLGDPGFDDFQPVDFTDSYVKLAFGSEDEEVKRTYTVRSVDVDAREIAIDFVVHGDEGIAGPWAANAKAGDRIGLYGPNGAYKPRPEADWHLFAGDESAIPAISAAVEALPEDAIAKVFVEVSDRKDEIYMETLALVDVTWIHRGAGSGEVGDDKAGDNSPLIEAVRNTEWLPGQAQVFIHGEAQAVMHNLRGYVRKDRGVPAEWASISGYWRRGRTEETFRVWKRELAEAEA, via the coding sequence GTGGCACGACGCAAAACCGTCTTGACCGTCCTCCGTACGGAATCACTGACTCCTCACATGCAACGGGTGTACCTCGGCGACCCAGGATTCGACGACTTCCAACCGGTCGACTTCACCGACTCGTACGTGAAGCTCGCATTCGGCTCGGAGGACGAGGAAGTCAAGCGCACCTACACGGTCCGATCCGTCGATGTCGACGCTCGCGAGATTGCGATCGACTTCGTCGTCCACGGCGACGAGGGCATTGCCGGACCGTGGGCGGCCAACGCGAAGGCAGGCGACCGCATCGGCCTGTATGGCCCCAACGGCGCTTACAAGCCGCGTCCAGAGGCGGATTGGCATCTTTTTGCCGGCGACGAATCTGCTATCCCCGCCATCTCCGCAGCGGTCGAGGCACTGCCGGAAGACGCGATTGCGAAGGTGTTCGTCGAGGTGTCGGACCGCAAGGACGAAATCTACATGGAGACGCTTGCACTCGTGGACGTGACGTGGATTCACCGTGGGGCCGGTTCCGGCGAGGTCGGTGACGACAAGGCCGGGGACAACTCACCACTGATCGAGGCTGTTCGAAATACCGAATGGCTACCTGGCCAGGCCCAGGTGTTCATTCATGGAGAAGCGCAGGCTGTGATGCACAACCTGCGTGGCTACGTGCGAAAGGACCGAGGTGTTCCTGCCGAGTGGGCCTCGATCTCCGGCTACTGGAGACGCGGGCGAACCGAGGAGACCTTCCGCGTGTGGAAGCGTGAGTTGGCCGAGGCCGAAGCGTGA
- the rpsB gene encoding 30S ribosomal protein S2, producing the protein MAVVTMRQLLDSGTHFGHQTRRWNPKMKRFIFTDRNGIYIIDLQQTLTFIDQAYEFVKETVAHGGTVLFVGTKKQAQESIAAEATRVGMPYVNQRWLGGMLTNFQTVHKRLIRLKELEAMEQTGGFEGRTKKEILMLTREMTKLDRTLGGIRDMAKVPSAIWIVDTNKEHIAVGEARKLKIPVIAILDTNCDPDVVDYPIPGNDDAIRSAALLTKVVASAVAEGVQARAGLNTATDAKPEVGAGEPLAEWELEQLAQASPAAAETQEAAAEAPVADAEAPAAEAPAADAPAAEAPATEA; encoded by the coding sequence ATGGCTGTAGTAACTATGAGGCAGCTGCTCGACAGCGGCACGCACTTCGGACATCAGACCCGTCGTTGGAACCCGAAGATGAAGCGCTTCATCTTCACCGACCGCAACGGCATCTACATCATTGACTTGCAGCAGACTCTGACCTTCATCGATCAGGCCTACGAGTTCGTCAAGGAGACCGTCGCCCACGGTGGCACGGTTCTGTTCGTCGGCACCAAGAAGCAGGCTCAGGAGTCCATCGCCGCTGAGGCAACTCGCGTGGGAATGCCCTACGTGAATCAGCGCTGGCTCGGTGGCATGCTCACCAACTTCCAGACGGTCCACAAGCGTCTCATCCGCCTCAAGGAGCTCGAGGCAATGGAGCAGACCGGTGGGTTCGAGGGACGTACCAAGAAGGAAATCCTCATGCTTACGCGTGAGATGACCAAGCTGGACCGCACCCTCGGCGGAATCCGTGACATGGCCAAGGTTCCCTCGGCCATCTGGATCGTCGACACCAACAAAGAGCACATCGCCGTCGGCGAGGCTCGCAAGCTGAAGATCCCGGTCATCGCGATCCTGGACACCAACTGTGACCCTGACGTCGTCGACTACCCGATCCCGGGCAACGATGATGCAATCCGCTCCGCAGCACTGCTGACCAAGGTCGTTGCATCTGCAGTGGCCGAGGGCGTACAGGCTCGCGCGGGTCTCAACACTGCTACCGACGCGAAGCCCGAGGTCGGCGCAGGCGAGCCACTCGCCGAGTGGGAGCTCGAGCAGCTTGCACAGGCATCTCCCGCAGCGGCTGAGACGCAGGAAGCTGCAGCAGAGGCACCCGTTGCCGATGCTGAGGCACCTGCCGCTGAAGCACCCGCTGCTGATGCGCCTGCCGCTGAAGCACCAGCAACAGAGGCTTGA
- a CDS encoding YraN family protein → MSNSDLGARGEALAALRLVDSGMEIVERNWRCRYGELDIVAREGEVLVFVEVKTRSGTGYGTPAESVTYAKQQRIRKLALAWLEDRDSPWVRMRFDVVAIMMARGTDPVVTHLRGVF, encoded by the coding sequence ATGTCCAATTCGGACTTGGGGGCGCGCGGGGAGGCTTTGGCCGCTCTGCGCCTGGTCGATAGCGGAATGGAAATAGTAGAGAGAAATTGGCGATGCCGGTACGGGGAACTCGACATAGTTGCGCGTGAGGGCGAGGTTCTCGTCTTCGTCGAGGTGAAAACTCGTTCGGGGACCGGCTACGGAACACCGGCAGAGTCGGTGACGTACGCGAAACAACAGCGAATACGTAAGCTCGCGCTGGCCTGGTTGGAGGACCGTGACAGCCCCTGGGTAAGAATGCGTTTCGACGTGGTCGCCATCATGATGGCACGAGGTACCGATCCGGTAGTGACACATTTGCGTGGGGTGTTCTGA
- a CDS encoding Lsr2 family protein yields MARKTLVQMIDDVDGSVIKDGQGETIEFSIGGNQYSIDLNLKHANELHEQLAFWIEHSEKVSGRRARKTSPTSARGKVDLQDIRAWARENGYDVSARGRISQDVQAAYEAAH; encoded by the coding sequence ATGGCACGCAAGACACTCGTCCAAATGATCGATGATGTCGACGGTTCGGTCATCAAGGACGGACAGGGTGAGACCATCGAATTCAGTATCGGTGGCAATCAGTACAGCATCGACCTGAACCTGAAGCATGCAAACGAACTGCACGAGCAGTTGGCATTCTGGATCGAGCATTCAGAGAAAGTATCGGGTCGTCGAGCACGCAAGACTTCACCGACGTCCGCTCGTGGCAAGGTCGACCTGCAGGACATTCGCGCATGGGCGCGGGAGAATGGTTATGACGTGAGCGCCCGCGGTCGAATCAGCCAGGACGTGCAAGCAGCGTACGAAGCAGCGCACTGA
- a CDS encoding DUF2469 domain-containing protein → MSAEDLEKYETEMELSLYREYRDIVGQFNYVVETERRFYLANSVELIPHNADGEIYFELRMSDSWVWDMYRPARFVKHVRVITFKDVNIEELEKTDLRLPE, encoded by the coding sequence ATGAGTGCCGAGGATCTCGAAAAGTACGAAACCGAGATGGAACTCTCGTTGTATCGGGAGTACCGGGACATCGTCGGTCAGTTCAACTATGTGGTCGAGACGGAGCGCCGGTTCTATCTCGCCAACTCCGTCGAGCTCATTCCACACAACGCGGACGGCGAGATCTATTTCGAACTGCGAATGTCCGATTCCTGGGTGTGGGATATGTACCGACCGGCACGTTTCGTCAAGCATGTTCGGGTGATCACATTCAAGGACGTCAACATCGAGGAACTCGAGAAGACCGACCTGCGTTTGCCCGAGTAG
- the dprA gene encoding DNA-processing protein DprA → MTTHDPRRLAWAYLSRVAQGPHRILRDFAAEAGPEGAADAVSRGALGERLQVRSHIDTAQADLDLVASQGGRLITPDDDEWPMWQLLAFDGAGMPVGTDQCAPLALWVLGAVSVAELTERAVSIVGTRAATSYGEHVTAEIAGDLAVDGWTILSGAAFGIDAAAHRAALGVGGSTVAVLACGVDRAYPSGHSRLLQRIAQTGAVISEYAPGTTPAKHRFLARNRLVAGLGSAVVIVEAGWRSGARNTAGWARKLGRPVLAVPGPVTSAASKGCHRMIREGEACLVADAHDVVAEAGIAGETDEGRPSMFREIDALSESALLVYEALPASGTLSPRELSSVSSLPLATVRSILPLLELDGFVASDETGWSRVVRP, encoded by the coding sequence GTGACCACGCACGATCCACGTCGCCTGGCCTGGGCGTACCTCTCCCGCGTTGCTCAGGGTCCGCATCGAATACTTCGCGACTTCGCAGCCGAGGCAGGTCCCGAGGGCGCCGCCGATGCCGTCTCCCGTGGGGCCCTTGGGGAGCGACTACAGGTTCGCTCGCATATCGACACTGCACAAGCGGATCTCGATCTTGTTGCATCTCAGGGTGGTCGGCTCATCACCCCCGATGACGACGAGTGGCCGATGTGGCAACTTCTCGCGTTCGACGGCGCTGGGATGCCGGTGGGCACCGATCAATGTGCACCTTTGGCCTTGTGGGTTCTCGGCGCAGTTTCGGTTGCGGAGTTGACGGAACGAGCCGTATCGATCGTCGGTACGCGTGCCGCCACTTCGTACGGCGAGCACGTGACTGCCGAGATTGCCGGAGATCTGGCAGTCGACGGGTGGACGATTTTGTCGGGGGCGGCATTCGGGATCGATGCGGCCGCTCACCGGGCAGCATTGGGCGTGGGTGGTTCGACGGTGGCGGTGCTGGCTTGCGGAGTCGATCGAGCATATCCCTCGGGACATTCCCGCTTGCTTCAACGAATCGCCCAGACGGGGGCCGTGATCAGTGAGTACGCCCCCGGTACGACGCCGGCCAAACATCGCTTTCTCGCTCGCAATCGTTTGGTCGCAGGCCTCGGGTCGGCTGTGGTCATCGTGGAGGCCGGTTGGCGCAGCGGTGCACGCAACACAGCAGGGTGGGCTCGCAAACTCGGACGGCCGGTACTTGCGGTTCCCGGTCCGGTGACTTCGGCGGCATCGAAGGGGTGCCACCGAATGATTCGTGAAGGCGAAGCGTGTTTGGTTGCCGATGCTCATGACGTGGTCGCCGAAGCAGGAATCGCGGGGGAGACCGACGAGGGGAGACCCTCGATGTTTCGCGAGATCGATGCACTGTCCGAGTCGGCGTTGTTGGTGTACGAGGCGCTACCTGCGTCCGGAACGCTATCGCCGCGTGAGCTTTCCAGTGTGTCCTCGTTGCCTCTGGCTACTGTTCGATCGATATTGCCGCTGTTGGAACTGGACGGGTTCGTAGCCAGTGACGAGACCGGGTGGTCCAGGGTGGTTCGCCCGTGA
- a CDS encoding tyrosine recombinase XerC — MADDELPPTLRVHLEEYAEHLEIGRNRSVNTVRAYVADAESLLRHLIRRDASATLADLDLRVLRSWLADQARHGSARTSMARRTSSARAFTAWLTRSARMTSDPALRLATPAVRRSLPSVLKQSQASEALTQAQSGAAELDPLALRDRLIVEMLYATGIRVGELCGLDLDDIDTDRRVVRVIGKGDKERSAPYGVPAAHALEAWSLHGRPALTNERSGHALLLGRRGARIDPRQARTAVHEVVSAVPGAPDIGPHGLRHSAATHLLEGGADLRVVQELLGHASLATTQIYTHVSVERLRAVHDQAHPRA; from the coding sequence ATGGCCGACGACGAGCTCCCACCGACGCTGCGCGTACACCTCGAGGAGTATGCCGAGCATCTCGAAATCGGACGCAACCGATCGGTGAACACCGTGCGCGCATACGTGGCCGATGCAGAGTCATTGCTCCGTCATCTCATCCGACGTGACGCGTCGGCAACGCTGGCCGACCTCGATCTACGGGTGCTCCGGTCCTGGCTGGCGGATCAGGCTCGGCACGGATCCGCTAGAACGTCGATGGCCAGACGCACGTCTTCGGCTCGCGCCTTCACCGCATGGCTCACTCGCAGTGCCCGCATGACTTCCGATCCAGCGCTGCGTCTGGCAACACCGGCGGTCCGGCGCTCACTGCCCTCGGTTCTCAAGCAGAGTCAAGCCTCCGAGGCGCTCACCCAGGCCCAATCCGGAGCGGCAGAGCTGGATCCACTTGCACTACGCGACCGCCTGATCGTGGAAATGTTGTACGCCACCGGAATCCGAGTCGGTGAACTGTGCGGACTCGACCTCGACGACATCGATACCGATCGACGAGTGGTCCGCGTGATCGGAAAGGGTGACAAAGAACGTTCGGCACCGTACGGAGTTCCAGCGGCGCACGCTCTCGAGGCTTGGTCGTTACACGGGCGTCCGGCGCTGACGAACGAACGTTCGGGACACGCGCTGCTTCTGGGTCGCAGAGGCGCCCGTATAGATCCCCGCCAGGCCCGGACTGCTGTGCACGAGGTCGTGTCGGCGGTACCCGGTGCGCCCGACATAGGGCCACACGGGTTGCGGCACTCCGCGGCCACGCACCTTCTCGAGGGCGGTGCAGACCTTCGTGTGGTGCAGGAGTTGCTCGGGCATGCTTCCCTTGCAACCACTCAGATCTACACTCACGTGTCGGTGGAGCGATTGCGGGCGGTACACGACCAAGCTCATCCGCGAGCGTGA
- the rplS gene encoding 50S ribosomal protein L19: MNTLDFLDNKSLRSDIPDFRPGDTLNVHVKVIEGSKERIQIFKGVVIRRQGGGVRETFTVRKVSFGVGVERTFPVHSPNIAEFEVLTRGDVRRAKLYYLRDLRGKAAKIKEKR; the protein is encoded by the coding sequence ATGAACACTCTGGACTTCTTGGACAACAAGTCGCTTCGCAGCGACATTCCTGATTTCCGCCCAGGCGACACGTTGAACGTGCACGTCAAGGTTATCGAAGGCTCGAAAGAGCGCATTCAGATCTTCAAGGGCGTCGTTATTCGTCGCCAGGGTGGTGGCGTTCGTGAGACGTTCACCGTCCGTAAGGTTTCTTTCGGTGTCGGTGTCGAGCGCACCTTCCCGGTTCACAGCCCGAACATCGCCGAGTTCGAGGTTCTGACTCGTGGAGACGTGCGTCGCGCGAAGCTGTACTACCTCCGTGACCTTCGTGGCAAGGCCGCCAAGATCAAGGAAAAGCGCTGA
- a CDS encoding ribonuclease HII, producing MSSSSRSRGRPPWPPRPVIRRSSGLRTMESALERNGLGPVAGVDEAGRGACAGPLTVAACVLGGKAHPALADLNDSKKLTEKRREELFPKIQRLALAWSVVFIDAEEIDRIGVHVANIEGMRRAVAGLEMMPGYVLTDGFRVPGLPVPSLPVIGGDATAACIAAASVLAKVSRDRVMVEMDAEIPGYGFAVHKGYSTRAHTVAMSELGPCSQHRMSYANVVAAAAGRTDEVASVLGRMDCDERNAR from the coding sequence ATGAGTAGTTCGAGTCGATCACGAGGTCGTCCACCGTGGCCACCGCGTCCTGTCATTCGTCGCTCTTCCGGGCTGCGGACGATGGAGTCGGCACTCGAACGCAATGGACTGGGGCCGGTGGCAGGTGTCGACGAAGCAGGGCGGGGTGCATGTGCCGGCCCGCTGACCGTCGCCGCCTGTGTGCTCGGCGGGAAAGCGCACCCGGCGCTGGCCGATCTGAATGATTCGAAGAAGTTGACCGAGAAGCGTCGTGAGGAGCTGTTTCCGAAGATCCAACGGCTGGCGCTCGCCTGGAGCGTGGTGTTCATCGATGCCGAAGAGATCGATCGAATCGGTGTCCATGTCGCCAACATCGAGGGAATGCGAAGAGCTGTGGCAGGTCTCGAGATGATGCCCGGATATGTTCTCACGGACGGATTCCGGGTGCCAGGACTGCCGGTTCCCTCGCTCCCGGTGATCGGCGGCGACGCGACGGCGGCGTGCATCGCCGCGGCCAGTGTTCTCGCCAAGGTCTCGCGAGACCGAGTGATGGTCGAGATGGATGCAGAAATCCCTGGTTACGGTTTCGCGGTTCACAAGGGTTACAGCACCAGAGCTCACACGGTAGCAATGTCGGAACTCGGGCCGTGCTCCCAACACCGAATGTCGTACGCGAACGTTGTGGCTGCCGCGGCAGGCAGAACCGACGAAGTAGCGTCGGTCCTGGGCCGAATGGACTGCGATGAACGCAATGCGCGATGA